A genomic region of Micromonospora sp. NBC_01796 contains the following coding sequences:
- a CDS encoding DUF397 domain-containing protein: MTDLAPQWRKSTRSGTNQGDCVEVADNLTNRVLVRDSKDQSGPVLTFGPDAWRAFVGLAKQQ, from the coding sequence ATGACTGACCTCGCCCCTCAGTGGCGCAAGAGCACCCGCAGCGGGACCAATCAGGGAGACTGCGTGGAGGTGGCCGACAACCTCACCAACCGCGTTCTCGTCCGTGACAGCAAGGACCAGTCCGGCCCGGTGCTGACCTTCGGCCCGGACGCATGGCGGGCGTTCGTCGGCCTCGCCAAGCAGCAGTAG
- a CDS encoding type 1 glutamine amidotransferase, giving the protein MATALVIENDPTDDLRRLGEWLTEAGLDLHVLRPHAGDALPEDLSGFEALVVLGGQQQAYPLPDGSPGAPWFPQLEGLLRKAVRYHLPTLAICLGAQLLATAHAGTVERSESGPEVGPGVVGKRDAADRDPLFMWVPLIPDVLQWHHDEITELPRGAVLLAASTRYPNQAFRLGDRAWGLQFHIEADTDMIADWATDSEVLAELGYDRDAVIAAADAVMADVEEAWQPFAVRFAALAQGELDVPAPRLDLPLLGPQEPR; this is encoded by the coding sequence GTGGCAACCGCTCTGGTGATCGAGAATGACCCGACGGACGACCTCCGTCGGCTGGGGGAGTGGCTGACCGAGGCCGGTCTCGACCTGCACGTGCTCCGGCCGCATGCCGGTGACGCCCTGCCCGAGGACCTGTCCGGCTTCGAGGCGCTGGTGGTGCTCGGCGGGCAGCAGCAGGCGTACCCGCTGCCCGACGGCAGCCCGGGAGCGCCCTGGTTCCCGCAGTTGGAGGGACTGCTGCGCAAGGCCGTGCGCTACCACCTGCCCACCCTGGCGATCTGCCTCGGTGCGCAGCTCCTGGCGACCGCGCACGCCGGCACCGTCGAGCGCAGCGAATCCGGGCCGGAGGTGGGTCCGGGGGTGGTCGGCAAGCGGGACGCCGCCGACCGCGACCCGCTGTTCATGTGGGTGCCGCTGATTCCCGACGTGCTCCAGTGGCACCACGACGAGATCACCGAGCTGCCGCGCGGCGCGGTGCTGCTCGCCGCCTCGACCCGCTACCCGAACCAGGCGTTCCGCCTCGGTGACCGGGCCTGGGGGCTCCAGTTCCACATCGAGGCCGACACCGACATGATCGCGGACTGGGCGACCGACTCGGAGGTCCTGGCCGAGCTGGGCTACGACCGGGACGCCGTCATCGCCGCCGCGGACGCGGTGATGGCCGACGTGGAAGAGGCCTGGCAGCCCTTTGCCGTACGCTTCGCCGCCCTGGCCCAGGGTGAGCTCGACGTGCCGGCACCCCGGCTCGACCTGCCGTTGCTCGGGCCGCAGGAGCCGCGGTGA
- a CDS encoding S66 peptidase family protein → MTDVRPVTAVPLAGAAPVRPPALRPGDRVMLVSPSGPTRPERVARGLELLTGWGLRPVLAPNAYAQQGYLAGSDELRAADMNAAFADPDVRGVLCTRGGYGAQRMVDAIDMAAVRADPKVVAGFSDITALQFALWRGARLATVHGPGAAWLDQRTPADSAESLRRAMMTTEPATVTRLPTEETAPVLVPGTATGPLIGGNLCLVVASLGTPDMPDLTGAILLIEDIEEPPYKVDRMLTQLRRTGVLDGVAGVAVGQFTNCADDWAVSVADVIAERLGDLGVPVLGGLPIGHGHGQRTVPVGTPATLDTTAGTLTVSPAVS, encoded by the coding sequence ATGACCGATGTCCGACCCGTGACCGCCGTCCCGCTGGCCGGGGCTGCGCCCGTACGCCCGCCCGCGTTGCGCCCCGGCGACCGGGTGATGCTGGTCTCGCCGTCCGGCCCGACCAGGCCGGAGCGGGTGGCCCGGGGGCTGGAACTGCTCACCGGCTGGGGGCTGCGGCCGGTGCTGGCACCGAACGCGTACGCCCAGCAGGGTTACCTGGCCGGCTCCGACGAGCTGCGTGCCGCCGACATGAACGCCGCCTTCGCCGACCCGGACGTACGCGGTGTGCTCTGCACCCGTGGCGGTTACGGCGCGCAGCGGATGGTCGACGCGATCGACATGGCGGCGGTACGCGCCGACCCGAAGGTGGTGGCCGGCTTCTCCGACATCACCGCGTTGCAGTTCGCGCTCTGGCGGGGCGCTCGGCTCGCCACCGTGCACGGTCCGGGTGCCGCCTGGCTGGACCAGCGCACCCCGGCGGACTCGGCCGAGTCGCTGCGCCGCGCAATGATGACCACCGAGCCGGCCACGGTCACCCGGCTGCCCACCGAGGAGACCGCCCCGGTGCTCGTCCCCGGTACGGCCACCGGCCCGCTGATCGGCGGCAACCTGTGCCTGGTGGTGGCGTCGCTCGGCACCCCCGACATGCCGGACCTGACCGGGGCGATCCTGTTGATCGAGGACATCGAGGAGCCGCCGTACAAGGTGGACCGGATGCTCACCCAGCTCCGCCGGACCGGAGTCCTGGACGGGGTCGCCGGGGTGGCGGTGGGCCAGTTCACCAACTGCGCCGACGACTGGGCGGTGAGCGTCGCGGACGTGATCGCCGAACGCCTCGGCGACCTGGGTGTGCCGGTGCTCGGCGGGCTCCCGATCGGGCACGGCCACGGCCAGCGCACCGTCCCGGTCGGTACGCCCGCCACGCTCGACACGACCGCCGGCACCCTGACGGTTTCCCCCGCCGTGAGCTGA
- a CDS encoding bifunctional [glutamine synthetase] adenylyltransferase/[glutamine synthetase]-adenylyl-L-tyrosine phosphorylase, with the protein MTRPTSAHGRLVRYGFGTADGDHGSRAADLLGETGLGLWDDAAQEPVDDVAADLITALSRAADADLALRQLHRLVEAERRAAAPDSDAESVVLGALAVDPGLRRRLVAVLGASSALGDHLVANPDQWRVLVTGADGLAPRADGTLYDGTLPGAVLPPLPVVAALRRAYRLSLLRIAAADLTGGQGLEQTMSALSALADATLGAAYDIAVAELPPGTTLPRLAVVAMGKCGGGELNYVSDVDVIFVAATDDDLTAATTIATRLINICGLVAWPVDAALRPEGNRGPLVRTLASHLAYYRRWARTWEFQALLKARPAAGDLGLASEWIEQLAPLVWTAAERPEAVEDVRSMRRRIIDNIPARELEREIKRGPGGLRDIEFAIQLLQLVHGRGDESLRACGTIPALRALVAGGYVGRADGESLLRGYRFLRAVEHRLQLQGLRRTHTVPTEPQALRWLAHALGYTATPERDAVEAFRAEWVTHATEVRRLHIKIFYRPLLEAVARVNTDGLRLTPEAAKHRLEILGFGDPTRALQHLQALTGGVSRTAAIQRTLLPVLLQEFADAPEPDRGLLNYRQVSDKLGSTPWYLRLLRDEGPVARRLARTLALSRYVADLLARDPESLRLLADDTELVPRDPAVLRDGFLAAANRHLPGRGPQPADPAAAISAVRALRRRELIRLACADVLHSAGSLAPPSSDTEVAPTPAVAGESDIIGTGAALSAVTDMTLAAALQVARAAVPELPGLRFAVIGMGRLGGYEQNYFSDADVLFVYDPPPGVAESTASAAAHAIAEELRRLLGTPTADPPLGVDADLRPEGRQGPLVRSIAAYAQYYARWSKVWEAQALLRARFVCGDADLGREFELMVDPVRYPELGLNRAQVTEIRRIKARVETERLPRGADPATHTKLGRGGLADVEWAVQLVQLRHAGTVPELRGTRTLDALGAACDAKLIDPSDATVMAAGWTLAARVRNALMLVRGRAGDQLPRHGVELAGVVRLLGGHDPGEFLDHYLRTARRSRAAVERVLDA; encoded by the coding sequence GTGACCAGACCGACCAGCGCACACGGCCGGCTCGTCCGGTACGGCTTCGGTACCGCCGACGGTGACCACGGTTCCCGCGCGGCGGACCTGCTCGGGGAGACCGGGCTCGGGCTCTGGGACGACGCCGCGCAGGAGCCGGTGGACGACGTCGCCGCCGACCTGATCACGGCTCTGTCCCGGGCCGCCGACGCCGACCTGGCCCTGCGCCAGTTGCACCGCCTGGTCGAGGCGGAACGGCGGGCGGCGGCCCCGGACAGCGACGCGGAGTCGGTGGTGCTGGGCGCGTTGGCCGTCGATCCGGGGCTGCGCCGCCGGCTGGTGGCCGTACTCGGGGCGTCGTCGGCGTTGGGTGATCACCTGGTGGCGAACCCGGACCAGTGGCGGGTGCTGGTCACCGGTGCGGACGGGCTCGCGCCACGGGCCGACGGGACGTTGTACGACGGCACCCTGCCCGGTGCCGTACTGCCGCCGCTGCCGGTGGTGGCCGCGCTGCGGCGGGCGTACCGGTTGAGTCTGCTGCGGATCGCGGCGGCCGACCTGACCGGCGGACAGGGCCTGGAGCAGACCATGTCGGCGCTCTCCGCGCTCGCCGACGCCACCCTCGGTGCCGCGTACGACATCGCGGTGGCCGAGTTGCCGCCCGGTACGACGCTGCCCCGGCTGGCCGTGGTGGCGATGGGCAAGTGCGGGGGCGGGGAACTCAACTACGTCTCCGACGTCGACGTCATCTTCGTCGCCGCCACCGACGACGACCTGACCGCCGCGACCACGATCGCCACCCGGCTGATCAACATCTGTGGACTGGTCGCCTGGCCGGTCGACGCGGCGTTGCGCCCCGAGGGCAACCGGGGACCGCTGGTCCGTACGCTCGCCAGCCACCTCGCCTACTACCGGCGGTGGGCCCGTACGTGGGAGTTCCAGGCGCTGTTGAAGGCCCGCCCGGCCGCCGGTGACCTCGGCCTGGCGAGTGAGTGGATCGAGCAGCTCGCGCCGCTGGTCTGGACCGCCGCCGAGCGCCCCGAGGCGGTCGAGGACGTCCGGTCGATGCGGCGCCGGATCATCGACAACATCCCGGCCCGCGAGCTGGAACGCGAGATCAAGCGCGGACCCGGCGGGTTGCGCGACATCGAGTTCGCCATCCAGTTGCTGCAACTGGTGCACGGTCGCGGCGACGAGTCGCTGCGCGCCTGCGGCACCATTCCGGCCCTGCGGGCACTGGTCGCCGGTGGTTACGTCGGCCGGGCCGACGGTGAGTCGCTGCTGCGCGGTTACCGGTTCCTGCGTGCGGTCGAGCACCGGCTGCAACTACAGGGCCTGCGGCGTACGCACACCGTGCCGACCGAGCCGCAGGCGTTGCGCTGGTTGGCGCACGCCCTCGGCTACACCGCCACCCCGGAGCGGGACGCGGTCGAGGCGTTCCGGGCCGAGTGGGTCACCCACGCCACCGAGGTACGCCGGCTGCACATCAAGATCTTCTACCGGCCGTTGCTGGAGGCGGTCGCCCGGGTCAACACCGACGGGCTGCGGCTGACCCCGGAGGCGGCCAAGCACCGGCTGGAGATCCTCGGCTTCGGTGATCCGACCAGGGCGTTGCAGCACCTCCAGGCGCTCACCGGCGGCGTGTCCCGGACCGCCGCGATCCAGCGCACCCTGCTGCCGGTGCTGCTCCAGGAGTTCGCCGACGCACCCGAACCGGACCGGGGGCTGCTCAACTACCGCCAGGTGTCGGACAAGCTCGGCAGCACCCCGTGGTACCTGCGCCTGCTGCGTGACGAGGGGCCGGTGGCCCGGCGGCTCGCCCGTACCCTGGCCCTGTCCCGGTACGTCGCCGACCTGCTCGCCCGCGACCCGGAGTCGCTGCGGCTGCTCGCCGACGACACCGAACTGGTCCCGCGTGACCCGGCCGTCCTGCGCGACGGGTTCCTCGCCGCCGCCAACCGGCACCTGCCCGGACGGGGTCCCCAGCCGGCCGACCCGGCCGCCGCGATCAGCGCGGTCCGGGCGCTGCGCCGCCGGGAGCTGATCCGGCTCGCCTGCGCCGACGTACTGCACTCCGCCGGTTCGCTGGCCCCGCCGTCATCGGACACCGAGGTCGCGCCCACTCCGGCGGTGGCCGGGGAGTCCGACATCATCGGCACCGGGGCGGCGCTGAGCGCGGTCACCGACATGACCCTGGCCGCCGCGCTCCAGGTCGCCCGCGCGGCCGTACCGGAGCTGCCCGGACTGCGGTTCGCCGTGATCGGCATGGGCCGGCTCGGCGGCTACGAGCAGAACTACTTCTCCGACGCCGACGTGCTGTTCGTCTACGACCCGCCGCCGGGGGTGGCCGAGAGCACGGCCAGCGCCGCCGCGCACGCCATCGCCGAGGAACTGCGCCGGCTGCTCGGCACGCCGACGGCGGACCCGCCGCTCGGCGTCGACGCGGACCTGCGCCCCGAGGGCCGTCAGGGTCCACTGGTACGCAGCATCGCCGCCTACGCCCAGTACTACGCCCGCTGGTCGAAGGTGTGGGAGGCGCAGGCGCTGCTGCGCGCCCGGTTCGTCTGCGGCGACGCCGACCTTGGCCGGGAGTTCGAGCTGATGGTCGACCCGGTCCGCTACCCGGAGCTGGGGCTGAACCGCGCCCAGGTGACCGAGATCCGGCGGATCAAGGCACGGGTGGAGACCGAGCGGCTGCCCCGGGGAGCCGACCCGGCCACCCACACCAAGCTCGGCCGGGGCGGGCTCGCCGACGTCGAGTGGGCGGTGCAGCTCGTCCAGCTCCGGCACGCCGGTACGGTCCCCGAACTGCGCGGTACGCGTACCCTCGACGCGCTCGGCGCGGCCTGCGACGCCAAGCTGATCGATCCGTCCGACGCTACCGTGATGGCCGCCGGCTGGACCCTGGCCGCCCGCGTACGCAACGCGTTGATGCTGGTCCGGGGGCGGGCCGGCGACCAGTTGCCCCGGCACGGGGTGGAGTTGGCGGGCGTGGTCCGGCTGCTCGGCGGCCACGATCCGGGGGAGTTCCTGGACCACTACCTGCGTACCGCGCGACGGTCGCGGGCCGCCGTGGAGCGCGTACTCGATGCCTGA
- a CDS encoding IS3 family transposase: protein MNVFPFIAAEQAGKHNVKRACELLEVSRSAYYQQKTGTQSQRERVDARLTDKITVLHERSKGTYGAPRIHADLTEQGLRHGRKRVARLMRIAGLAGKSPRRWRTTTIPDPAAGLRPDLVGRDFRVDPGVIDTRWCGDITYINTWQGWLYLATVIDLASRRVVGWAVADNLKTDLVDAALADAVARRRPEPGLVFHSDRGTQYVSAQHTRLAHRHDIRLSVGRRGQCWDNAVAESFFATIKTELLHRQAWPTHQAARQAIFEYIEGWYNTRRRHSTLGYLSPAAFETTSSQPLPIDRAA, encoded by the coding sequence GTGAACGTCTTCCCGTTCATCGCCGCGGAGCAGGCCGGCAAGCACAACGTTAAACGTGCCTGCGAACTGCTCGAGGTCTCCCGATCCGCCTACTACCAGCAGAAAACCGGCACCCAGTCGCAGCGCGAGCGGGTCGATGCCCGGCTCACCGACAAGATCACCGTGCTGCACGAACGGTCCAAGGGCACCTACGGGGCGCCGCGGATCCACGCTGACCTCACCGAACAGGGGCTACGGCACGGCCGCAAACGCGTCGCCCGGCTGATGCGCATCGCCGGACTCGCCGGCAAGAGCCCACGCCGCTGGCGCACGACCACAATCCCGGATCCGGCCGCCGGGCTCCGACCTGACCTGGTCGGCCGCGATTTCCGTGTTGATCCTGGCGTAATCGATACCCGCTGGTGCGGCGACATCACCTACATCAACACGTGGCAGGGCTGGCTCTACCTGGCCACTGTCATCGATCTCGCATCACGCCGGGTCGTCGGCTGGGCCGTGGCCGACAACCTCAAGACCGACCTGGTCGACGCCGCCCTCGCCGACGCTGTCGCACGCCGCCGACCCGAGCCCGGGCTGGTGTTTCATTCCGACCGTGGCACGCAATACGTCAGCGCCCAGCACACCCGCCTGGCACACCGTCACGACATCCGCCTGTCCGTCGGCCGGCGCGGACAGTGCTGGGACAACGCAGTCGCCGAGTCGTTCTTCGCCACCATCAAAACCGAACTCCTGCACCGCCAGGCCTGGCCCACCCACCAAGCCGCCCGCCAGGCCATATTCGAATACATCGAGGGCTGGTACAACACCCGCCGCCGACACTCAACCCTCGGCTACCTCAGCCCTGCGGCCTTCGAGACCACCAGCTCACAACCGCTACCGATCGACCGAGCCGCCTAA
- a CDS encoding DUF397 domain-containing protein: MEPIAVPHWRKSSRSSGNQGNCVEVADNLTNRVLVRDSKDQSGPVLTFGPDTWRAFVGLAKQH, encoded by the coding sequence ATGGAGCCGATCGCCGTGCCGCACTGGCGGAAGTCCTCCCGCAGCAGCGGGAATCAGGGAAACTGCGTGGAGGTGGCCGACAACCTCACCAACCGCGTTCTCGTCCGGGACAGCAAGGACCAGTCCGGCCCGGTGCTGACCTTCGGCCCGGACACATGGCGGGCGTTCGTCGGCCTCGCCAAGCAGCACTGA
- a CDS encoding NAD+ synthase, whose amino-acid sequence MPTLRLALAQVNPTVGDLTGNAETVRRTSRTAVTAGAQLVVFPEMMLTGYPVEDLVFRKSFVTASRAALRRLAADLQADGLGAVPVLVGYLDSDEFGQTADGAVAGGETADGGPATSGTGPHRTRGPRNALAVLHGGTVAATYFKHHLPNYGVFDEDRYFVAGDTLTVVRVGGVDVGLTICEDLWQAGGPFAVARRAGVGLVVNINGSPYERNKDDVRLPLVRRRAAEAGATVAYVNMVGGQDELVFDGDSMVVAADGTLLARAPQFVEHLLVHDVDLPGATTDRDTDEVVTATGTTDEVAAGTRYTAGDGRTTMRIARVAVTDTLPAPAGPPADGGVAERVADEAEVWSALVLGLRDYVNKNGFPSIVLGLSGGIDSAVVAAIAVDALGPDRVVGVSLPSHHSSGHSRDDAADLAKRTGLDYRVEPIQPMVDGFLANMSLSGLAVENLQARVRGVILMALSNQEGHLVLTTGNKSELAVGYSTLYGDSVGGYNPLKDVWKSLVWQLASWRNADAVARGEQPPIPENSIQKPPSAELSPGQLDSDSLPDYSVLDPILVGYVDGDQGREDLVAAGHDPAILDRVLRMVDTAEYKRRQSAPGTKITIKAFGRDRRLPITNRWRERG is encoded by the coding sequence ATGCCCACCCTGCGCCTCGCTCTCGCCCAGGTGAACCCCACCGTCGGAGACCTGACCGGCAATGCCGAGACGGTACGCCGGACCAGCCGTACCGCCGTGACCGCCGGTGCGCAGCTCGTCGTCTTCCCGGAGATGATGCTGACCGGCTACCCGGTCGAGGACCTGGTGTTCCGCAAGTCGTTCGTGACCGCCTCCCGGGCCGCCCTGCGCCGGCTCGCCGCCGACCTCCAGGCCGACGGGCTCGGTGCCGTACCGGTGCTGGTCGGTTACCTCGACTCGGACGAGTTCGGGCAGACCGCCGACGGGGCGGTGGCGGGCGGCGAGACCGCCGACGGTGGACCGGCCACCTCCGGCACCGGCCCGCACCGGACCCGAGGCCCGCGCAACGCCCTCGCCGTACTGCACGGCGGGACGGTGGCGGCGACCTACTTCAAGCACCACCTGCCCAACTACGGCGTCTTCGACGAGGACCGCTACTTCGTAGCCGGTGACACCCTGACCGTGGTCCGGGTCGGCGGGGTCGACGTCGGGCTCACCATCTGCGAGGACCTGTGGCAGGCCGGGGGGCCGTTCGCGGTCGCCCGCCGGGCCGGGGTCGGCCTGGTCGTCAACATCAACGGCTCGCCGTACGAGCGGAACAAGGACGACGTACGGCTGCCGCTGGTCCGGCGCCGGGCCGCCGAGGCGGGCGCCACGGTCGCGTACGTCAACATGGTCGGCGGCCAGGACGAGCTGGTCTTCGACGGTGACTCGATGGTCGTCGCCGCCGACGGGACCCTGCTGGCCCGCGCCCCGCAGTTCGTCGAGCACCTGCTCGTACACGACGTGGACCTGCCCGGTGCCACCACCGACCGGGACACCGACGAGGTCGTCACGGCCACCGGGACCACCGACGAGGTGGCCGCCGGAACCCGGTACACGGCGGGCGACGGACGGACCACCATGCGGATCGCCCGGGTGGCGGTCACCGACACCCTGCCCGCACCCGCCGGACCACCCGCCGACGGTGGTGTCGCCGAACGGGTCGCCGACGAGGCGGAGGTCTGGTCGGCGCTGGTGCTCGGACTGCGCGACTACGTCAACAAGAACGGTTTCCCGTCGATCGTGCTCGGGCTCTCCGGCGGCATCGACTCGGCGGTGGTCGCCGCGATCGCGGTCGACGCCCTCGGCCCGGACCGGGTGGTCGGGGTGTCGCTGCCGAGCCACCACTCGTCCGGGCACTCCCGCGACGACGCCGCCGACCTGGCCAAACGGACCGGGCTGGACTACCGGGTGGAGCCGATCCAGCCGATGGTCGACGGTTTCCTGGCCAACATGTCGCTGTCCGGGCTGGCGGTGGAGAACCTCCAGGCGCGCGTACGCGGGGTGATTCTGATGGCCCTGTCGAACCAGGAGGGGCACCTCGTCCTCACCACCGGCAACAAGAGCGAACTGGCGGTCGGCTACTCCACCCTCTACGGCGACTCGGTCGGCGGTTACAACCCGCTCAAGGACGTGTGGAAGTCGCTGGTCTGGCAGTTGGCGAGCTGGCGCAACGCGGACGCGGTCGCCCGTGGCGAGCAGCCGCCGATCCCGGAGAACTCGATCCAGAAACCGCCGAGCGCGGAACTGAGCCCGGGGCAGCTCGACAGCGACTCGTTGCCCGACTATTCGGTCCTCGATCCGATCCTGGTCGGTTACGTCGACGGGGATCAGGGCCGGGAGGATCTGGTCGCGGCCGGGCACGATCCGGCAATTCTCGACCGGGTGCTGCGAATGGTGGATACCGCCGAGTACAAGCGCCGGCAGTCGGCGCCCGGCACCAAAATCACCATCAAGGCGTTCGGCCGGGACCGCCGGCTGCCGATCACCAACCGGTGGCGGGAGCGCGGTTGA
- a CDS encoding transposase: MGKKRPRPRRSFTPEFKAEIVELCQRGDRTLRQVSQDFDLTETAVREWVKQAELDTGVRADGLTTDERAELAQLRKENRRLREDVDVLKRATAFFAKETR; the protein is encoded by the coding sequence ATGGGAAAGAAGCGGCCGCGGCCTCGGCGTTCGTTCACGCCGGAGTTCAAGGCCGAGATCGTCGAGTTGTGTCAGCGTGGTGACCGCACGCTCCGGCAGGTCAGCCAGGACTTCGACCTGACCGAGACGGCAGTGCGTGAGTGGGTCAAGCAGGCCGAACTCGACACCGGCGTCCGCGCCGATGGGCTGACCACCGACGAACGGGCCGAACTCGCACAGCTGCGCAAAGAGAACCGCAGGCTGCGCGAAGACGTCGATGTGCTCAAACGGGCAACGGCTTTCTTCGCGAAGGAGACCCGGTGA
- a CDS encoding helix-turn-helix domain-containing protein, with the protein MNKLREILKTERAKLGITQDQAGTAINVSGSLIAAIESGRLVPQPDTAIQLDTLFGSGDKVQRAAADARDDARPTWLRPWTDHEQRSVLLRTFQPMLVPGLLQTESYARALLHSGRLSQEEVDRTTQVRLERQAVTVDQENAPMLSAVLGEFALTCGPPDVLGPQLKHLLDMSERPRVQILVVPRSAGLHAGLQGAFVLATLPGKDRAGYVDDQLRGRLVVEGEDLNRLEVAWEIVAGLALPVNLSRDLIAKAINDHD; encoded by the coding sequence GTGAATAAGCTCCGGGAAATCCTCAAGACAGAGCGAGCCAAGCTCGGCATCACCCAGGACCAGGCCGGGACCGCGATCAACGTCAGCGGGTCGCTGATCGCAGCCATCGAGAGCGGCCGACTGGTCCCCCAACCTGACACCGCCATCCAGTTGGACACCCTGTTCGGCAGCGGCGACAAGGTCCAGCGGGCCGCCGCCGACGCCCGCGACGACGCGCGCCCGACATGGCTACGGCCATGGACCGACCACGAGCAGCGATCGGTGCTGTTACGCACGTTCCAGCCGATGCTGGTCCCCGGTCTGCTCCAGACAGAGTCGTACGCCCGCGCCCTGCTGCACAGCGGTCGGCTGTCGCAGGAGGAGGTCGACCGAACGACGCAGGTTCGCCTCGAACGCCAAGCCGTCACCGTCGACCAGGAAAATGCTCCGATGCTGTCGGCCGTGCTAGGCGAGTTTGCGCTCACCTGCGGCCCACCCGACGTCCTCGGTCCCCAACTCAAGCACCTGCTGGACATGAGCGAGCGGCCGAGGGTGCAGATCCTGGTTGTGCCTCGGAGCGCCGGCCTTCATGCTGGCCTTCAGGGGGCGTTCGTCCTCGCGACGCTCCCCGGGAAGGATCGGGCAGGCTACGTCGATGACCAGTTACGCGGGCGACTGGTGGTGGAGGGAGAAGACCTGAATCGGCTGGAAGTAGCGTGGGAGATCGTCGCCGGGCTGGCCCTGCCGGTGAACCTGTCAAGAGACCTCATAGCGAAGGCGATCAACGATCATGACTGA
- the glnA gene encoding type I glutamate--ammonia ligase, giving the protein MDRQQEFVLRTLEERDIRFVRLWFTDVLGTLKSVSVAPAELEAAFEEGIGFDGSAIEGFARVFESDMVAMPDPTTFQVFPFEGGVSGESARMFCDILLPDGTPSWADPRHVLRRALSRAAEKGFTFYTHPEIEFFLLENGPNDGSVPVPVDAGGYFEHTTHAIARDFRRQAVLSLERIGISVEFSHHEVAPGQQEIDLRYADALTTADNIMTFRHVIKEVALSTGVQASFMPKPFTDQPGSGMHTHLSLFEGERNAFHDGGDPSKLSKVARAFIAGLLVHAREYTAVTNQWVNSYKRLFPQALPDRITESPAYVCWGHLNRSALVRVPAYGKPNSARVEVRSLDSATNPYLAFAVLLGAGLKGIEEGYELPPGAEDDVWSLSNAERKAMGYEALPENLSEAIDVMAGSELVAEVLGEHVFDFFLRNKRAEWEQYRREVTPYERQRYLGAL; this is encoded by the coding sequence GTGGACCGTCAGCAGGAGTTTGTGCTCCGCACCCTGGAAGAGCGCGACATCCGGTTCGTCCGGTTGTGGTTCACCGACGTACTCGGCACGCTGAAGAGCGTCTCGGTCGCGCCGGCCGAACTGGAAGCGGCCTTCGAGGAGGGCATCGGCTTCGACGGTTCCGCCATCGAGGGCTTCGCCCGGGTCTTCGAATCCGACATGGTCGCGATGCCCGATCCGACCACGTTCCAGGTGTTCCCGTTCGAGGGCGGGGTGAGCGGCGAGAGCGCCCGGATGTTCTGCGACATCCTGCTGCCCGACGGCACCCCCTCCTGGGCCGACCCGCGCCACGTCCTGCGCCGCGCGCTGTCCCGGGCCGCCGAGAAGGGCTTTACCTTCTACACCCACCCCGAGATCGAGTTCTTCCTGCTCGAGAACGGCCCCAACGACGGCTCGGTCCCGGTCCCGGTCGACGCCGGTGGCTACTTCGAGCACACCACGCACGCCATCGCCCGCGACTTCCGCCGCCAGGCGGTCCTGTCGCTGGAGCGGATCGGCATCTCGGTCGAGTTCAGCCACCACGAGGTCGCCCCCGGCCAGCAGGAGATAGACCTCCGCTACGCCGACGCGCTCACCACCGCCGACAACATCATGACCTTCCGGCACGTGATCAAAGAGGTGGCGCTCTCCACCGGGGTCCAGGCCAGCTTCATGCCGAAGCCCTTCACCGACCAGCCGGGCAGCGGCATGCACACCCACCTGTCCCTGTTCGAGGGCGAGCGCAACGCCTTCCACGACGGCGGCGACCCGTCGAAGCTCTCCAAGGTCGCCCGCGCGTTCATCGCCGGGCTCCTGGTGCACGCCCGTGAGTACACGGCGGTCACCAACCAGTGGGTCAACTCGTACAAGCGGCTGTTCCCGCAGGCACTGCCGGACCGGATCACCGAGTCCCCGGCGTACGTCTGCTGGGGGCACCTGAACCGGTCTGCCCTGGTCCGGGTCCCGGCGTACGGCAAGCCGAACTCGGCCCGGGTGGAGGTCCGGTCGCTGGACTCGGCGACCAACCCGTACCTCGCCTTCGCGGTGCTGCTCGGCGCCGGCCTCAAGGGCATCGAGGAGGGCTACGAGCTGCCGCCGGGCGCCGAGGACGACGTCTGGTCGCTGTCCAACGCCGAGCGCAAGGCGATGGGGTACGAGGCCCTGCCGGAGAACCTCTCCGAGGCGATCGACGTGATGGCGGGTTCGGAACTGGTCGCCGAGGTGCTCGGTGAGCACGTCTTCGACTTCTTCCTGCGCAACAAGCGGGCCGAGTGGGAGCAGTACCGCCGCGAGGTCACCCCGTACGAGCGCCAGCGTTACCTCGGCGCCCTCTGA